In Monodelphis domestica isolate mMonDom1 chromosome 3, mMonDom1.pri, whole genome shotgun sequence, the following proteins share a genomic window:
- the LOC107649488 gene encoding endogenous retrovirus group K member 8 Gag polyprotein-like has translation MGKTLSKEALFIKELKERIKERNVEVKKRDLLRFFSFIEQCCPWLILHGPGIHPLTWDKVGRDLNDFARSGQPIPEDFFTFYGLIRDILKEADSSAQVSHLLSLAEDAIEESKKQTEETPELDNMDKKYKTPSQETPELGEPINTPSHLPEPLPPSHRPALYPVLYDSNTPETFNPAYQTELDEVAARYHPPDFLKNKPPPYNPLYPSSILPTLPNTNDLKIATKQITDLKQFIDLQHEIGHLTSQLHDLQVATLKPISHSKKPKNNPSKLQKPLLALPVVTRRRTTTGTTPEDVDIEEIPDELSQPYQNSPPVSSESDREEGDEEANQGVHTTDTIRPHAHPFKRLKFKQIKDLHSAVKNYGLNAPFTLSILESLGGDGHLLPSEWTKVTQSVLSRGQFLTWKAEFQERAENQAKSNLTNPQTANWTVDKLIGRGRYAPDTVQLRLPPGLLMQTAHAALAAWRAVPASGAITAPISKILQGPNEPYAQFVARLLETTERVLGQDGTDNPVVRHLAIENANPACKAALRAKSRELDLNGMIRLCNDIDSYDHRINKSISLAIGAAIQATRQNAPRNCFKCGMPGHFARECPSNQTARECPSNQAAPSLPFSPSGVPSRLPPSVCPKCRKGRHWASDCRSKTTSNGQNIPPVQGNGMRGSRGSPFPSPLLEPQQAAQAWTSVPPPPEY, from the coding sequence ATGGGGAAAACACTATCTAAGGAAGCTCTgtttataaaagaattaaaagaaagaattaaagagcGCAATGTAGAAGTTAAGAAAAGAGATCTGTTGCGCTTCTTCTCCTTTATTGAACAATGCTGCCCGTGGCTCATTCTCCATGGCCCTGGCATTCACCCCCTAACTTGGGATAAGGTTGGCCGAGACCTTAATGATTTTGCACGCTCAGGTCAGCCCATCCCTGAGGATTTCTTTACCTTTTATGGCCTGATTCGGGACATCCTTAAAGAGGCTGATTCCAGCGCACAGGTCTCCCACCTCCTCAGCCTTGCTGAGGACGCTATTGAGGAAAGTAAAAAACAGACTGAAGAAACCCCTGAATTAGACAACATggataaaaaatacaaaaccccGTCTCAAGAAACCCCTGAATTAGGCGAACCTATTAACACCCCCTCACACTTACCAGAACCACTGCCTCCCTCCCACAGACCCGCTCTCTATCCTGTCCTTTACGATAGCAATACACCAGAGACCTTCAATCCCGCATACCAGACTGAACTGGATGAGGTGGCAGCCAGATACCACCCTCCAGACTTCCTTAAAAACAAACCCCCTCCCTACAATCCGCTTTACCCTTCCTCGATTTTACCAACTCTTCCCAATACAAATGACCTAAAGATAGCCACTAAGCAAATCACTGATCTCAAACAATTTATAGACTTACAACATGAGATCGGCCACTTAACAAGCCAATTACATGACCTTCAGGTCGCCACCCTGAAACCAATCTCACATtcaaaaaaacctaaaaacaaCCCCTCCAAACTACAAAAGCCCCTCCTGGCCCTCCCGGTAGTTACCAGGCGTAGGACTACCACCGGTACCACCCCGGAGGATGTAGACATAGAGGAGATCCCTGACGAACTGTCCCAACCCTACCAAAATTCACCCCCCGTTTCCTCTGAATCTGACAGAGAGGAGGGGGATGAAGAAGCGAATCAAGGGGTCCATACCACCGATACAATCCGGCCCCATGCCCACCCATTtaaaagacttaaattcaaacagATTAAGGACCTCCATTCAGCAGTAAAAAACTATGGCCTTAATGCTCCCTTTACCCTTTCTATCTTGGAAAGTCTCGGGGGAGATGGGCACTTACTCCCCTCAGAATGGACTAAGGTTACACAATCTGTCTTGTCTAGAGGCCAGTTTTTAACCTGGAAGGCAGAGTTTCAGGAAAGGGCAGAAAATCAAGCAAAATCAAATCTCACAAACCCCCAAACAGCCAATTGGACAGTAGACAAACTCATCGGTCGTGGTCGTTATGCCCCTGACACCGTGCAATTGAGATTGCCTCCTGGCCTCCTCATGCAAACTGCCCACGCAGCCTTAGCCGCATGGCGCGCTGTCCCTGCCTCCGGGGCCATCACCGCCCCGATCTCTAAAATCCTCCAGGGACCAAACGAGCCCTATGCTCAATTTGTAGCCAGACTCTTAGAGACAACAGAAAGGGTCTTGGGACAGGACGGTACCGATAACCCAGTGGTTAGACACCTGGCCATTGAAAACGCCAACCCTGCCTGTAAGGCCGCCCTTAGAGCAAAATCTAGAGAGCTTGATCTGAACGGCATGATCCGCTTATGTAATGATATTGACTCTTATGACCACAGAATTAACAAATCTATCTCCTTAGCTATTGGAGCAGCCATTCAAGCCACCCGACAGAACGCTCCCCGTAATTGCTTTAAGTGCGGCATGCCCGGACATTTTGCTCGTGAATGTCCCTCCAATCAGACTGCTCGTGAATGTCCCTCCAATCAGGCTGCCCCTAGTTTACCTTTCAGCCCCTCGGGTGTGCCTTCGAGACTGCCCCCAAGTGTCTGTCCGAAATGTAGGAAAGGGCGTCACTGGGCCAGCGACTGCCGCTCCAAAACTACCTCAAATGGACAAAATATTCCACCTGTCCAGGGAAACGGGATGCGGGGCTCCCGAGGGAGCCCCTTCCCCTCACCCTTGCTCGAGCCACAACAGGCAGCGCAGGCTTGGACCTCTGTTCCTCCTCCACCAGAATATTAA